In a genomic window of Gossypium arboreum isolate Shixiya-1 chromosome 9, ASM2569848v2, whole genome shotgun sequence:
- the LOC108454217 gene encoding zinc finger protein BALDIBIS produces the protein MMSHDGISNSIPSTIRGLTQQPNPNPNPTLSVNPSKKKRNLPGTPDPDAEVIALSPKSLMATNRFLCEICNKGFQRDQNLQLHRRGHNLPWKLKQRTNKEVRKKVYICPEKTCVHHDPSRALGDLTGIKKHFSRKHGEKKWKCEKCSKKYAVQSDWKAHSKICGTREYRCDCGTLFSRKDSFITHRAFCDALAEESGRFTSVSTTTMNPSAFTNDLTHIGGADNYETGFRPEFASGSELVDNGLQKPRLQLWLDQANSQLNPIGIQSNANAFLAPKSTSLPELGIAAAPMNMFGSLSQSQQWLSQYPQASFPGANLSMSSALQRGPKQEENKGDLSESITSLYSNNTQNSLRQNHTHMSATALLQKAAQMGSTRSNPTITNSGLFGLMSSPPSTIPSPINDHNKNEAYYKLFKQANQSENINEVVSSLPSTQAAIIKDGSFVNNASMKANERQGGQAVASKLNTNANEVEASLTRDFLGVGSQSSRPFFQQEFAKFASMGSVQPWS, from the exons ATGATGTCTCACGATGGGATTTCCAATTCAATTCCTTCCACCATCAGAGGGTTGACTCAACAACCAAATCCAAACCCTAACCCTACTCTTAGTGTGAATCCCtccaagaagaaaagaaatttgCCAGGCACACCAG ATCCAGATGCAGAAGTTATAGCTTTATCTCCAAAGTCTCTAATGGCGACCAACAGATTCCTCTGTGAAATCTGCAACAAGGGTTTCCAAAGGGACCAGAACTTACAGCTCCACAGGAGAGGTCACAATCTGCCATGGAAGCTCAAGCAAAGAACCAACAAAGAGGTTAGAAAGAAAGTTTACATCTGCCCTGAAAAGACCTGCGTCCACCATGACCCATCGAGAGCACTAGGTGACCTCACCGGTATAAAGAAACACTTTAGCCGTAAACATGGTGAAAAGAAATGGAAGTGCGAGAAATGTTCAAAGAAGTATGCAGTTCAGTCTGATTGGAAAGCTCATAGTAAGATTTGTGGCACTAGGGAGTATAGATGTGACTGTGGAACTCTCTTTTCCAG GAAGGATAGTTTCATCACTCATAGAGCTTTCTGTGACGCTTTAGCTGAAGAAAGTGGAAGGTTCACTTCGGTTTCAACGACGACTATGAATCCGTCAGCTTTTACTAATGATTTGACACACATTGGGGGGGCCGATAACTACGAAACAGGCTTTAGGCCAGAGTTTGCTTCTGGTTCAGAGCTAGTCGACAATGGTTTGCAAAAGCCAAGGCTACAATTATGGCTCGACCAAGCTAATTCTCAGCTTAACCCAATTGGTATTCAAAGCAATGCTAATGCTTTCTTAGCACCAAAATCTACAAGCTTGCCTGAATTGGGAATAGCTGCTGCACCAATGAACATGTTCGGTTCACTATCACAATCACAACAATGGCTCAGCCAGTACCCACAGGCATCATTTCCAGGTGCCAACCTCTCTATGTCATCAGCATTGCAAAGAGGACCAAAACAAGAAGAGAACAAGGGAGATTTGTCTGAATCgataacatctttgtattcgaACAATACCCAGAATAGTCTCCGACAAAACCACACTCACATGTCAGCCACTGCTCTCCTGCAAAAAGCGGCCCAAATGGGATCTACAAGAAGCAACCCTACAATCACTAACAGTGGATTATTTGGGTTAATGAGCTCACCCCCTTCAACAATTCCGAGCCCCATCAATGACCACAACAAAAATGAAGCTTATTACAAGCTGTTTAAGCAGGCAAATCAATCTGAGAACATAAACGAGGTAGTGAGTTCATTGCCTTCAACGCAAGCAGCCATCATCAAAGATGGGTCATTTGTCAATAACGCCTCCATGAAGGCAAATGAAAGACAAGGAGGCCAAGCGGTTGCATCAAAGCTGAACACAAATGCAAATGAAGTGGAAGCAAGCTTAACCAGGGACTTCCTTGGTGTGGGAAGTCAATCAAGCAGACCCTTCTTCCAGCAAGAGTTTGCCAAGTTTGCTTCAATGGGCTCAGTTCAGCCATGGAGTTGA
- the LOC108456056 gene encoding uncharacterized protein LOC108456056, which produces MDRRYSFFLVAFVLVFISMEGSNAQGSNSKKTPYDAASTHYTVLAPTSTGQERVYCLARGACNGKVLTCPRQCAQRKPKKNKKVKGCFFDCSSKCEVTCKWRKPNCNGYGSLCYDPRFVGGDGVMFYFHGAKDGNFAIVSDKNLHINAHFIGTRPQGRTRDYTWVQALAVMFDTHTLVLAAKRVSQWDDNFDALIVRWDGDVVNIPTDGEAEWRTNLEEREVIVERTEETNGVKVTVAGLVELNVKVRAIGEHENKVHNYQLPADDAFAHLETQFKFTGLTNLAEGVLGQTYRPDYVSPVKRGVAMPMMGGEDKYQTPSLYSPLCNHCRFKGTAGLSSN; this is translated from the exons ATGGATAGAAGATACTCTTTCTTTTTGGTGGCCTTTGTCCTGGTTTTCATTTCCATGGAAGGTAGCAATGCGCAAGGTAGCAACAGCAAGAAGACACCCTATGATGCTGCTTCAACTCATTATACTGTTTTGGCACCCACCAGTACTGGACAAGAAAGAGTTTACTGCCTAGCAAGAGGAGCTTGTAATGGAAAGGTACTCACATGTCCGAGACAATGCGCTCAAAGGAAGCCCAAAAAGAATAAGAAGGTCAAAGGATGCTTCTTTGACTGCAGTAGCAAATGTGAAGTCACCTGCAaat GGAGAAAGCCAAACTGTAACGGATATGGGTCTCTATGCTATGATCCAAGGTTTGTTGGTGGTGATGGAGTTATGTTTTACTTCCATGGAGCCAAGGATGGAAATTTCGCCATTGTATCAGATAAGAACCTCCATATCAATGCACACTTCATCGGGACACGACCCCAAGGACGTACACGAGACTACACATGGGTGCAAGCCTTGGCGGTCATGTTCGATACTCACACTCTCGTCCTCGCGGCAAAGAGAGTTTCTCAATGGGACGACAACTTCGACGCTCTCATTGTAAGATGGGACGGCGATGTCGTAAACATCCCGACCGACGGAGAAGCCGAGTGGAGGACTAATTTGGAAGAAAGGGAAGTGATAGTTGAAAGAACTGAGGAAACCAACGGTGTTAAGGTCACAGTTGCAGGGCTGGTGGAGTTGAATGTAAAAGTTAGAGCCATTGGGGAACATGAAAACAAGGTTCACAATTACCAGTTGCCTGCTGATGACGCCTTTGCACATTTGGAGACACAGTTCAAATTCACCGGACTAACCAATCTAGCGGAAGGGGTGTTGGGACAGACTTACCGGCCGGACTACGTTAGCCCCGTGAAACGAGGTGTGGCGATGCCAATGATGGGTGGGGAAGACAAATACCAAACGCCATCCTTATATTCGCCTCTCTGCAATCATTGCAGGTTTAAAGGAACAGCCGGTTTAAGTTCCAACTAA
- the LOC108457490 gene encoding fasciclin-like arabinogalactan protein 12 has protein sequence MRQQYVFTTLTLLILFSLSCSTTLAQAPALAPAPSGPTNVTKILEKAGQFTLFIRLLKSTQVANQLLGQLNNSNNGMTVFAPTDNAFSSLKSGTLNSLTDEQKVELVQFHIVPTYLTSSQFQTISNPLRTQAGDSGDGKFPLNITTSGNSVNITTGLTNTSVSGTIYTDGQLAVYQIDQVLQPLQIFAPRPPAPAPAPAKSKNKKATTVADSPDVTPADNSKAATLQNVGLFGVAALVIALSL, from the coding sequence ATGAGGCAACAATATGTCTTCACTACTCTCACGTTGCTCATCCTGTTTTCCCTCAGTTGTTCAACAACATTAGCCCAAGCTCCGGCACTGGCTCCAGCACCTTCCGGTCCGACAAACGTCACCAAGATCCTCGAAAAAGCCGGTCAATTCACCCTCTTCATTCGTCTTCTAAAGTCCACTCAAGTGGCCAACCAGCTGCTCGGTCAGCTCAACAATTCCAACAATGGTATGACCGTTTTTGCACCAACGGACAATGCTTTCTCCAGCCTTAAATCGGGCACATTGAATTCACTCACCGATGAACAAAAAGTGGAGCTGGTGCAATTCCACATCGTCCCAACATACCTCACCTCGTCTCAGTTCCAAACCATTAGCAATCCTTTGAGAACCCAAGCTGGTGATAGTGGCGATGGCAAGTTCCCTCTCAATATCACCACTTCGGGGAACTCCGTGAATATAACAACAGGGTTGACAAACACCAGTGTTTCCGGCACTATTTACACTGATGGTCAGCTTGCTGTTTATCAAATCGATCAAGTTCTTCAACCATTGCAAATATTTGCACCTAGGCCTCCAGCTCCAGCACCGGCACCGGCAAAGTCGAAGAATAAGAAGGCTACCACCGTTGCTGATAGCCCCGATGTTACCCCAGCTGATAACTCCAAAGCGGCCACCTTGCAAAATGTTGGTTTGTTTGGAGTTGCTGCTCTAGTTATTGCACTTTCTTTGTGA
- the LOC108456085 gene encoding uncharacterized protein LOC108456085, whose translation MKSYSILVVLVIVLLSTEAAIVHGQGKGNNGNGNNNGNGYGNSNGKSKGNSNGKGKGDSNGKGKGDSDEGKGKNKGNGDKKKNKKHDDEVNYDMSSSKTGQERAYCKGKSACYQKTLVCPSECPQRKPTKNKKQKACHINCGSKCEATCKWRKPKCDGYGSLCYDPRFVGGDGVMFYFHGAKGGNFAIVSDDQLQINAHFIGTRPQGRTRDFTWVQALAVMFDTHTLVIAANRVSQWDDNVDALSVRWDDETVTIPYDGEGDWRKGNGDERQVLVERTDDKNSLHVKISGLVEMDIRVTPIGKEENKVHNYQLPDDDAFAHLETQFKFTNLSDEVEGVLGKTYQPDYVSPVKRGVAMPMMGGEDKYQTPSLFSPFCKACRFQRPSGSVATI comes from the exons ATGAAGTCGTATAGTATTCTGGTGGTTCTCGTTATCGTACTGCTATCCACTGAAGCCGCCATTGTGCATGGTCAAGGTAAGGGCAACAATGGGAATGGCAACAACAATGGTAATGGATATGGCAACAGCAATGGTAAGAGCAAGGGCAACAGCAATGGTAAGGGCAAGGGCGACAGCAATGGTAAGGGCAAGGGGGACAGCGACGAAGGAAAAGGCAAAAACAAGGGCAATGGAGATAAGAAGAAGAATAAGAAACACGATGATGAAGTGAATTATGACATGTCATCATCAAAGACCGGGCAAGAACGAGCCTACTGCAAAGGGAAAAGTGCTTGTTACCAGAAGACCCTTGTTTGTCCATCTGAATGCCCTCAGAGGAAGCCTACGAAGAACAAAAAGCAGAAGGCTTGCCATATTAACTGCGGCAGCAAGTGCGAAGCCACTTGCAAGT GGAGGAAACCAAAATGTGATGGCTATGGCTCTCTTTGCTATGACCCTCGTTTTGTTGGTGGTGATGGAGTTATGTTCTACTTCCATGGAGCCAAGGGTGGGAACTTCGCCATTGTCTCAGATGATCAGCTTCAAATCAATGCTCATTTCATCGGCACTAGACCACAAGGAAGGACTCGTGATTTCACATGGGTGCAAGCCTTGGCTGTCATGTTCGATACCCACACACTTGTCATTGCAGCAAATAGAGTTTCTCAGTGGGATGACAATGTTGATGCTCTCAGTGTACGATGGGACGACGAGACGGTTACCATCCCTTACGACGGAGAAGGTGACTGGAGGAAGGGTAACGGCGATGAAAGACAAGTGTTGGTGGAAAGAACCGATGACAAAAACAGTCTTCATGTCAAAATATCTGGATTGGTGGAGATGGACATAAGGGTGACGCCCATTGGCAAAGAAGAAAACAAGGTTCATAACTATCAGTTACCAGATGATGATGCCTTTGCTCACTTGGAAACACAGTTCAAGTTCACCAACTTAAGTGATGAAGTTGAAGGAGTGTTGGGAAAAACATACCAGCCAGATTATGTTAGTCCAGTGAAGAGAGGGGTGGCTATGCCAATGATGGGTGGGGAAGACAAGTACCAAACCCCATCACTCTTTTCACCTTTCTGCAAGGCTTGCAGGTTTCAGAGGCCATCTGGATCAGTTGCCACCATCTGA